Genomic window (Cucumis sativus cultivar 9930 chromosome 2, Cucumber_9930_V3, whole genome shotgun sequence):
TTAATAGAAGGTCCACGAATTGGCCGATTCGACAAAACCGGTAGATCCGTTGCTTTACGAGGCCATAGTGCTACGTTAGTCGTTCTCGGTACGTTCATGCTTTGGTTCGGTTGGTACGGGTTCAACCCCGGTTCCTTCACTAAGATCTTAGTTCCTTATGGTTCAAATAATTTCTACGGACAATGGAGCGCTGTCGGTCGGACCGCCGTGACAACAACTCTAGCTGGTTGCACAGCAGCACTAACGACCCTTTTCGGAAAACGAATTTTATCCGGCCATTGGAATGTCACCGATGTCTGCAACGGCTTACTTGGTGGGTTCGCCGCCATAACCTCCGGCTGCTCGGTGGTGGAGCCGTGGGCGGCTGTGATATGTGGGTTTGTGGCAGCGGTGGTTTTAATCAGCTGCAATAAACTAGCAGAGAAGGTGAAATTCGACGACCCATTAGAGGCGGCACAATTGCACGGCGGTTGCGGGGCGTGGGGGATAATATTCACCGCTTTGTTCGCGTCAAAGAAGTATGTAAACGAGGTGTACGGTGGGGATGCGGGGCGGCCACACGGGTTATTTATGGGTGGGGGAGGGAAGTTGCTGGGTGCacatttgatacaaattttgGTGATTATTGGTTGGGTTAGTGCTACAATGGGGCCATTGTTTTATGGGTTACATAAGCTGAAACTATTAAGAATCTCGTCGGAGGATGAGATGGCCGGAATGGATATGACTAGACATGGTGGATTTGCTTATGTCTACCacgatgaagatgaatctccGACCAATGGGATCCAAATTAGTAGGATTAAGCCAAGGGAAACAAGtccaattgaaaattaagaaagtgGGAGGAATTTGACTTGTTGGGCTAAATtgtattttcctttcaaaGATACTTTGTGAACCATAGAGGGCTTGTTTGGCACATGGAGTTGAGAAGTAAAAATATGGGAGTAGGAGCTGGATGAACTTCACTTTTGTTCGATGCAAAAGAGTACAAATCCACAACTTCCTAcattttataacatatatttcaCTTTTACCCCCAAAAAGTTTATTGTTGAAGAGTAAGTGAGaaagtgtttttgtttatgaacCTAGTTTGTGGGTGTATGTGAGGAGGTGA
Coding sequences:
- the LOC101212168 gene encoding ammonium transporter 1 member 1, with the protein product MAATDCSLTLAQLLGPNVTNSGAAASFICDQFTTSTNNFSDTKFAVDTVYLLFSAYLVFSMQLGFAMLCAGSVRAKNTMNIMLTNVLDAAAGGLFYYLFGFAFAFGTPSNPFIGRHFFGLKSIPSTAADYSFFLYQWAFAIAAAGITSGSIAERTQFVAYLIYSSVLTGFVYPVVSHWFWSPDGWASPSRTDGDLLFGTGVIDFAGSGVVHMVGGIAGLWGALIEGPRIGRFDKTGRSVALRGHSATLVVLGTFMLWFGWYGFNPGSFTKILVPYGSNNFYGQWSAVGRTAVTTTLAGCTAALTTLFGKRILSGHWNVTDVCNGLLGGFAAITSGCSVVEPWAAVICGFVAAVVLISCNKLAEKVKFDDPLEAAQLHGGCGAWGIIFTALFASKKYVNEVYGGDAGRPHGLFMGGGGKLLGAHLIQILVIIGWVSATMGPLFYGLHKLKLLRISSEDEMAGMDMTRHGGFAYVYHDEDESPTNGIQISRIKPRETSPIEN